The region GTTTGACTTTGTCGTGTCCAACCACCTTCTTCACCATCTGCCCCATGAGGGGGTGGAGGCGATGTGCCACGAGACGAGGCAGCTCAGCCGGAAGCTGGTCATCCATAACGACATCGAGCGCGGCGACCTGGCCTATCTCGGCTTTGCCGCGCTGACCGGGCCCTTTTTTCGCAACTCCTTTATCACCGCCGACGGCTTGGCGTCAAT is a window of Deinococcota bacterium DNA encoding:
- a CDS encoding methyltransferase, which encodes FDFVVSNHLLHHLPHEGVEAMCHETRQLSRKLVIHNDIERGDLAYLGFAALTGPFFRNSFITADGLASIRRSYTHNELARLAPEGWRVKRMLPYRQLLIYEKG